In one window of Meleagris gallopavo isolate NT-WF06-2002-E0010 breed Aviagen turkey brand Nicholas breeding stock chromosome 4, Turkey_5.1, whole genome shotgun sequence DNA:
- the PRMT9 gene encoding protein arginine N-methyltransferase 9, translating into MSNSNAKFCHSHLGAQEAGRRELIFRSLQSAQHCLENQDYGTAYAHYLLVLNLAPELKTSVKETFQFTLFKWAEELDSLARIQDLFNCYEQALELYPNDEVICNSMGEHLFRMGFGDEAAGYFHKAVKLNPDFADAKENFYRVANWLVERWHFIMLNDAKRNLTYLKAIENAVCSGCKTVLDIGTGTGILSLFAKKAGASSVFACELSKTMYELACDVVAANNMDREIKLLHLKSFDIEIPKHIPERVSLVVTETVDAGLFGEGIVESLIHAWEHLLLQPKPKNQDVNSNNYGQVIPASATVFGMAVECKEIRRHHRVGAQEVAGVHLPHSVKFFSRMYAFAGSEETVEPYTTEKLSRIPGGYVPLTEPFQVMTVDFNNLQELKSLAHGKSWKLSQPVTEGGTLDAIVVWFVLQLDDEHALSTSPSEETCWEQAVYPVQGLSDYSVKAGDTVMMEFCCQDCYLKIQRIAFLTSECGMDCSDRDDTLSLGNEAELCNALASLQTTSKQDGKGQVCVLESTEIALLNNVPYHECFRAAMGEVLSSLNPSKDLESMDIDRYGSGVDLQESQNKSSLDVVPDPLYVLDVSEGFSILPIIAGKLGPVKAYSSIEKEEHQAVLNVISEANNFPKETVEFWLSHLEDENVVLQRPKSDKLWSIIILDVIETSGLIQEEVMEKAAISRCLLQSGGKIFPQYVLVYGMLVESQSLLLESAVQGTEPTLGFNIAPFINHFKVPVRVYLDLSTLPCVPLSKPAELLRLDLMNPLLNNASREVKVQICKSGQVTAIPFWYHIHLDEEHSLNTSDEFSHWKQAAVVLDEPLHVQVGDELVLDVQHHKSNISIRVKQ; encoded by the exons ATGTCCAACTCAAACGCAAAGTTCTGTCATAGTCACCTAGGTGCTCAGGAAGCTGGCAGGCGGGAGCTCATTTTTAGATCTTTGCAGAGTGCTCAGCATTGCTTGGAGAACCAGGATTATGGAACTGCATATGCTCACTATCTCCTGGTACTAAATCTAGCTCCTGAGTTGAAAACCAGTGTGAAG gaAACATTCCAATTTACTCTCTTTAAGTGGGCAGAAGAGCTGGATTCTCTAGCACGGATTCAAGATCTGTTTAACTGTTATGAACAGGCACTTGAGCTGTATCCAAATGATGAAGTGATATGTAACAGTATGGGAGAACATCTTTTCAG AATGGGCTTTGGAGATGAAGCAGCTGGATATTTTCACAAAGCAGTGAAACTTAACCCAGATTTTGCTGATGCAAAGGAGAATTTCTACCGTGTTGCAAACTGGCTTGTGGAACGTTGGCACTTCATCATGCTTAATGATGCCAAGAGGAATCTTACTTACCTAAAAGCAATAGAGAATGCTGTCTGCTCGGGGTGCAAGACTGTCCTTGATATTGGAACAGGAACAGGAATATTGAG tttgtttgcaAAGAAGGCAGGAGCATCTTCTGTCTTTGCCTGTGAATTGTCAAAAACCATGTATGAACTTGCCTGTGATGTAGTGGCAGCAAATAACATGGACAGAGAAATCAAGCTTCTACATTTGAAGTCATTTGATATAGAAATTCCAAAGCACATACCAGAAAG AGTTTCCTTAGTTGTCACAGAAACTGTTGATGCAGGTTTATTTGGTGAAGGGATTGTGGAGAGCTTGATACATGCTTGGGAACATCTACTTTTACAGCCAAAG CCAAAAAATCAAGATGTCAATAGTAACAACTACGGGCAAGTTATTCCTGCAAGTGCTACAGTATTTGGAATGGCAGTGGAATGCAAAGAGATACGTAGACATCACAG AGTGGGAGCACAAGAAGTTGCTGGTGTACACTTGCCACATTCTGTGAAGTTCTTTAGTCGAATGTATGCTTTTGCTGGTTCAGAGGAAACTGTCGAACCTTACACCACTGAAAAGCTCAGTCGAATTCCTGGAGGTTATGTACCTTTGACAGAACCCTTTCAAGTAATGACAGTAGATTTCAACAATCTGCAG GAGCTGAAGAGCCTTGCACATGGAAAGTCCTGGAAGCTCAGCCAGCCAGTCACTGAAGGAGGAACGCTAGATGCTATTGTGGTATGGTTTGTACTGCAGCTTGATGATGAGCACGCTCTATCTACGAGCCCCAGTGAAGAAACTTGCTGGGAACAGGCAGTCTATCCTGTGCAAGGCCTTTCTG ATTATTCTGTGAAGGCTGGAGATACTGTGATGATGGAATTTTGCTGCCAAGACTGCTACCTGAAGATCCAGAGGATTGCTTTTTTAACTTCGGAGTGTGGGATGGACTGCAGTGACAGAGACGACACGCTGAGTTTGGGCAATGAGGCTGAGTTATGTAATGCTCTGGCTAGTCTTCAGACAACTAGCAAACAGGATGGCAAAGGTCAAGTATGTGTATTGGAATCCACAGAAATAGCCCTGCTGAACAATGTACCATACCACGAATGCTTCAGAGCTGCCATGGGCGAGGTTCTGTCATCATTAAATCCAAGTAAGGACTTGGAGTCCATGGATATTGACAGATATGGCAGTGGGGTGGACCTCCAGGAAAGCCAGAACAAGAGCTCTTTAGATGTGGTTCCTGATCCTTTGTATGTACTAGATGTATCTGAAGGCTTCTCCATTCTACCAATTATAGCTGGCAAACTTGGGCCAGTTAAAGCCTACAGCTCTATTGAGAAAGAAGAACATCAGGCAGTCCTTAATGTAATTTCAGAAGCTAATAATTTTCCTAAGGAAACGGTAGAATTTTGGCTCAGCCATTTAGAAGATGAAAATGTGGTGCTACAGAGACCCAAATCCGATAAATTATGGAGCATTATTATTTTGGATGTTATAGAGACATCTGGTTTAATCCAGGAGGAGGTGATGGAAAAGGCTGCAATATCCAG aTGTTTACTTCAGAGCGGAGGGAAGATATTTCCACAGTATGTGTTGGTATATGGGATGCTTGTAGAATCACAATCTTTGTTACTGGAGAGTGCTGTTCAAGGAACAGAACCAACTCTTGGGTTTAATATAGCTCCTTTTATCAACCATTTCAAG GTACCTGTTCGTGTTTATTTGGATCTCTCTACATTACCGTGTGTACCTCTGAGTAAGCCAGCAGAACTATTAAGGCTAGACCTCATGAATCCTCTGTTAAACAATGCTAGCAGAGAGGTGAAG gTACAAATTTGTAAGTCTGGCCAAGTCACTGCAATTCCCTTCTGGTATCACATACATCTAGATGAAGAGCATAGTTTGAATACATCTGATGAGTTCTCGCACTGGAAACAAGCTGCAGTTGTTCTTGATGAGCCTCTCCACGTTCAGGTCGGAGATGAACTTGTGCTTGATGTTCAGCACCATAAAAGCAATATTAGCATTAGAGTTAAACAATGA